In Pseudomonas fluorescens, one genomic interval encodes:
- a CDS encoding cytochrome b — protein MTRDTAVTRYGKLSITLHWLMLALFVGVYACVEIKGFMPKGSEARGLLMGFHGLFGASIFVLVWVRLLGRLSPRPPITPKPPAWQTGISHLMHLALYVLMIATPILAWLMLAAADKPFPYFGFHVPAPVAIDPDFAKQLKYWHETLGSAGYWLIGLHAAAGLFHHYWVRDNTLVRMLPGRTE, from the coding sequence ATGACCCGCGACACCGCCGTAACCCGTTATGGAAAACTGTCAATTACGTTGCACTGGCTGATGCTGGCGCTGTTCGTCGGCGTCTATGCCTGTGTCGAAATCAAGGGCTTCATGCCCAAGGGCAGCGAAGCGCGCGGCCTGCTGATGGGCTTCCACGGCCTGTTCGGCGCGAGCATTTTCGTGCTGGTGTGGGTGCGTCTCCTCGGCCGCTTGAGCCCACGCCCGCCGATCACTCCGAAGCCGCCAGCCTGGCAGACCGGCATCTCGCACCTGATGCACCTGGCGTTGTACGTGCTGATGATCGCCACGCCGATCCTCGCCTGGCTGATGCTCGCCGCGGCCGACAAACCCTTCCCGTACTTCGGCTTCCACGTCCCGGCACCAGTCGCCATCGACCCGGACTTCGCCAAACAGCTCAAGTACTGGCATGAAACGCTGGGCAGCGCCGGCTACTGGCTGATCGGCTTGCACGCGGCGGCGGGGCTGTTTCACCACTACTGGGTGCGGGATAACACGCTGGTGCGGATGTTGCCGGGCCGCACCGAATAA
- a CDS encoding SEL1-like repeat protein, whose product MNKVVALLALTALIAGCKTNSAYTQVADFPALRCFAYWDDKAITSLEVSYIRDLSQSGNLPCTIMLGNLYEKGRGVPQDISKAKALYQAVADKDASAYGQLGRMAEEGIGGPVNDTDARQFYQRAVSKPEQQRSEAKLAKYMEDGRGGPQDLQGALTHYFNATQYLGDDAWQGIERLRAKGLPLTIEQQQRYNNLFVSSVQSGLKKRVAAIEKSLENNVNSTSATKPVQVQLEHTPGALASVVSIRQSSGDSALDQRVMQAFSDYRFPGDPIMPPGQKSYQAIPIVRTDGKSPRQRFDESRKN is encoded by the coding sequence ATGAACAAGGTTGTTGCTCTACTGGCACTCACCGCCCTCATCGCAGGCTGCAAAACCAACAGCGCTTATACCCAGGTCGCAGATTTTCCCGCTCTGCGTTGCTTCGCCTACTGGGATGATAAAGCCATCACCTCGCTGGAAGTCAGCTACATCCGCGACCTGAGTCAGAGCGGTAACCTGCCGTGCACGATCATGCTGGGCAACCTGTACGAGAAGGGGCGCGGTGTGCCCCAGGACATTTCCAAAGCCAAGGCCCTCTATCAAGCCGTGGCCGATAAAGACGCCAGCGCCTATGGCCAACTTGGGCGCATGGCCGAAGAAGGCATCGGCGGGCCGGTCAATGACACCGATGCGCGGCAGTTTTATCAGCGTGCCGTGAGCAAGCCCGAGCAGCAGCGCAGTGAAGCCAAACTGGCCAAATACATGGAGGACGGGCGCGGTGGCCCGCAGGACCTGCAAGGCGCGCTGACGCATTACTTCAACGCCACGCAGTATCTCGGTGATGACGCGTGGCAAGGCATCGAACGCCTGCGCGCCAAAGGCTTGCCTCTGACGATCGAGCAGCAACAGCGCTATAACAATCTCTTTGTCAGCAGCGTGCAAAGCGGCCTCAAGAAACGGGTCGCCGCCATAGAGAAGTCTCTGGAGAACAACGTCAATTCGACGTCTGCCACCAAACCGGTGCAAGTACAGCTGGAGCACACCCCCGGCGCATTGGCCTCGGTGGTTTCGATACGGCAAAGCTCGGGCGATAGCGCCCTTGATCAAAGAGTCATGCAAGCCTTCAGCGATTATCGCTTTCCCGGTGACCCGATCATGCCACCGGGCCAGAAGAGCTATCAGGCGATCCCGATCGTCAGGACGGACGGCAAGAGTCCGCGGCAGAGATTTGACGAGAGCAGAAAGAACTGA
- a CDS encoding thermostable hemolysin, whose protein sequence is MPDFDWNIPLPLRFGQAETPQMTLTGALPDDALRETFEAFIQQRFRKAHGADIRHFMPELFGMHNGDGELCAVAGVRRAHQEPLFLERYLDEPIEPLISAAADRPVDRTGIVEVGNLAASDTGSARMSIIAITYLLAMGGLEWVTFTGNIGLVNSFHRLGLKPVTLCAADPDRLGDERQHWGSYYESKPWVHVGNIRAGFIHLRNIGLFTRLGLPTSIEGACHVA, encoded by the coding sequence ATGCCCGATTTCGACTGGAACATTCCCCTGCCCCTGCGCTTCGGTCAAGCCGAAACGCCGCAGATGACGTTGACCGGCGCCTTGCCCGACGACGCGCTGCGAGAGACTTTCGAAGCTTTCATCCAGCAGCGTTTTCGCAAAGCCCACGGCGCCGACATTCGGCACTTTATGCCCGAGCTGTTCGGCATGCACAACGGCGACGGTGAGCTGTGTGCGGTGGCCGGTGTACGTCGTGCACATCAAGAGCCGCTGTTTCTCGAGCGCTATCTGGATGAACCGATCGAACCGTTGATCAGCGCTGCGGCGGATCGTCCGGTGGATCGCACCGGCATCGTCGAAGTCGGCAACCTCGCCGCCAGCGACACCGGCAGCGCACGCATGAGCATCATCGCCATCACCTACCTGCTGGCCATGGGCGGCCTGGAATGGGTGACGTTCACCGGCAACATCGGGCTGGTCAACAGCTTCCATCGGCTCGGTCTGAAGCCAGTGACATTATGCGCCGCCGACCCGGATCGCCTGGGTGACGAGCGTCAACACTGGGGCAGTTATTACGAAAGCAAGCCGTGGGTGCACGTCGGCAACATCCGCGCCGGCTTCATCCATTTGCGCAATATCGGCCTGTTCACTCGATTGGGCCTGCCGACCTCGATTGAAGGAGCCTGCCATGTCGCTTGA